From the Anabaena sphaerica FACHB-251 genome, the window GCAACGTTCTTCATAGCGGCAACGCCACCAGCAACTGCATCAATGGGAGTACCCAAAGACTTGTACATTTCACGTACACCAACGATACCGATTTCTTCGATGGCGGTAACATCACCAGAAACGATTCCGTAGGTAACAAGACGCAAGTAGTAATCCAAGTCACGAAGACAAGTAGCTGTCATTTCTTGTCCGTAAGCGTTACCACCAGGGGAAACAACATCAGGACGCTTTTGGAAAAGTTGGTCGCCAGCTTGCTTAACGATGCGCTCACGGTTGTCGGTCAATACTTGAGCGATGCGGAGACGTTGTGCGCCACCGGAAACA encodes:
- the apcA gene encoding allophycocyanin subunit alpha — protein: MSIVTKAIVNADAEARYLSPGELDRIKSFVSGGAQRLRIAQVLTDNRERIVKQAGDQLFQKRPDVVSPGGNAYGQEMTATCLRDLDYYLRLVTYGIVSGDVTAIEEIGIVGVREMYKSLGTPIDAVAGGVAAMKNVAATLLSAEDAGEAGSYFDYVVGAMQ